In a genomic window of Rhodothermia bacterium:
- the rpsD gene encoding 30S ribosomal protein S4: MARYRGPKQKLARRFREPIFGPSKSLERKPYPPGQHGPSRRGKESEYSIQLKEKQKAKHIYGLLERQFRNLFEKAHRRKGVTGENLLQFLEARLDNVVYRLGFGRTRRQARQLVTHCHITVNDHPVNIPSYQIRPGDVIAIRPKSRQLSVVLDNLSRNRRTVTWMEVDRNMLTGKYLENPRREDIPENIKEQLIVELYSK, translated from the coding sequence ATGGCTCGTTACAGAGGCCCCAAACAAAAACTAGCCAGACGGTTCCGTGAACCCATTTTTGGTCCGAGTAAATCGCTTGAGCGCAAGCCTTACCCACCCGGACAACATGGGCCATCCCGTCGTGGCAAGGAAAGCGAATACTCTATTCAGCTCAAAGAAAAACAAAAGGCCAAGCACATTTATGGATTGTTGGAGCGCCAGTTCCGCAATTTGTTTGAAAAAGCCCACCGCCGGAAAGGGGTTACGGGCGAGAACCTGCTCCAATTCTTGGAAGCACGCTTGGATAACGTTGTTTATCGCTTGGGTTTTGGGCGTACACGCCGCCAAGCTCGGCAGTTGGTAACACACTGCCATATTACCGTCAATGATCATCCGGTCAACATCCCCTCCTATCAGATTCGTCCGGGAGATGTCATTGCTATTCGTCCGAAGAGTCGCCAATTGTCTGTGGTTTTAGACAATCTGAGCCGTAACCGTCGGACGGTTACGTGGATGGAAGTTGACCGAAATATGTTGACCGGAAAGTATCTGGAGAATCCGCGCCGCGAAGACATTCCGGAGAACATTAAGGAACAACTCATCGTCGAACTCTACTCTAAGTAA
- the rpsK gene encoding 30S ribosomal protein S11, with protein MAKQSAAQKAAAAARKKKKANVTPEGYAYIQATFNNVLVTLTDSSGNAIAWASAGKMGFKGSRKNTPYAAQVAAANAAKEAFDLGLRKVDVFVKGPGSGRESAIRAIASAGIDVLTIRDTTPIPHNGCRPPKRRRV; from the coding sequence ATGGCAAAACAATCTGCTGCACAAAAAGCGGCGGCTGCGGCTCGTAAAAAGAAAAAAGCAAATGTTACCCCCGAAGGGTATGCTTACATTCAAGCGACCTTTAATAACGTACTCGTTACGCTGACGGACTCTTCGGGAAATGCAATTGCTTGGGCTTCAGCCGGGAAAATGGGATTTAAAGGAAGCCGGAAGAATACGCCTTATGCTGCGCAAGTAGCTGCTGCCAATGCAGCAAAAGAAGCCTTTGATTTAGGGCTGCGCAAAGTAGATGTATTTGTGAAAGGACCGGGATCTGGGCGGGAGTCGGCCATTCGTGCCATTGCGTCAGCAGGCATTGATGTGTTGACGATCCGTGATACGACCCCAATTCCACACAACGGTTGTCGCCCACCAAAGCGTCGCCGCGTCTAA
- the rpsM gene encoding 30S ribosomal protein S13: MPRIAGVDIPANKRGDISLSYVFGIGVNNAKDVLAKAEIDPDRKASSWSEDETATIRRIVEDEYVVEGQLRTEIQLNIKRLMDIKCYRGLRHRKGLPVRGQRTKTNARTRKGRRRTVAGKKKAPKK, from the coding sequence ATGCCACGTATTGCAGGTGTAGATATTCCCGCTAACAAGCGCGGAGACATTTCGTTAAGTTATGTCTTTGGTATTGGGGTAAACAATGCTAAGGATGTACTTGCCAAAGCAGAAATTGACCCAGACCGGAAAGCATCTTCCTGGAGCGAAGACGAAACCGCAACCATCCGCCGCATCGTCGAGGACGAATATGTGGTGGAAGGGCAACTGCGAACCGAGATTCAGTTGAACATCAAACGATTGATGGACATCAAGTGTTATCGCGGACTTCGTCACCGCAAAGGGTTGCCAGTTCGTGGGCAACGTACCAAGACGAATGCACGTACCCGAAAGGGACGCCGTCGTACCGTTGCCGGAAAGAAAAAGGCTCCGAAGAAGTAA
- the rpmJ gene encoding 50S ribosomal protein L36 produces the protein MKVRASVKKRSSEDKIVRRKGRVYIINKKNPKHKQRQG, from the coding sequence ATGAAAGTACGAGCAAGCGTAAAAAAGCGTTCCTCTGAAGACAAAATTGTTCGTCGCAAAGGTCGCGTTTACATCATTAACAAGAAGAACCCGAAGCATAAACAGCGTCAGGGATAA
- the infA gene encoding translation initiation factor IF-1: MAKQNAIKQDGAVVEALPNAQFRVRLENGHEILGLLSGKMRMHFIKILPGDRVTVELSPYDLSKGRIVYRYK; this comes from the coding sequence ATGGCCAAGCAAAATGCAATCAAACAAGATGGCGCTGTGGTAGAAGCCCTACCCAACGCACAGTTCCGGGTAAGACTGGAAAACGGCCACGAAATATTGGGCCTGCTTTCGGGTAAAATGCGGATGCACTTTATTAAAATTCTTCCCGGAGATCGGGTAACGGTAGAACTCTCGCCGTATGACCTGAGCAAAGGAAGAATTGTATATCGTTATAAATAA
- the map gene encoding type I methionyl aminopeptidase, producing the protein MIHLKLPNEIAKLRSAAELVGKTLGEVAKYVRPGITTFELDQIAEDYILSHNARPAFKGYPGPHPDHPFPGSLCLSVNEVVVHGIPNDYVLQEGDILSVDCGAELDGFFGDFAYTFAIGEITPDKKALLKVTAESLYEGIDRARAGNRVGDIGYSVQQYCESRGFGVVKELVGHGVGRALHEDPQIPNHGKRGDGKKLREGLTICIEPMINAGTEKVCFMEDGWTVKTEDGKAAAHYEHMVCVRKGVPEIISMWDYIEEVVTPPYK; encoded by the coding sequence ATGATCCACTTAAAACTGCCTAATGAAATTGCTAAACTCAGAAGTGCTGCCGAATTGGTAGGCAAAACCTTGGGTGAAGTGGCAAAATACGTGAGACCTGGTATTACAACTTTTGAATTGGATCAGATTGCAGAAGATTATATCCTTAGCCACAATGCAAGGCCAGCCTTTAAAGGGTATCCGGGGCCTCATCCCGATCACCCCTTCCCCGGCTCCTTGTGTCTTTCGGTAAACGAAGTCGTGGTACATGGGATACCCAATGATTATGTGTTGCAAGAAGGCGATATTTTATCGGTGGATTGTGGCGCGGAATTAGATGGCTTTTTTGGGGACTTTGCCTATACTTTTGCGATTGGGGAGATCACGCCGGATAAAAAGGCTCTCCTGAAAGTTACTGCCGAGTCGCTCTATGAAGGAATAGACCGTGCTCGTGCCGGGAACCGTGTCGGAGATATTGGATATAGTGTTCAGCAATATTGCGAAAGTCGCGGGTTTGGTGTAGTGAAGGAATTGGTCGGGCACGGAGTTGGAAGAGCGTTGCACGAAGATCCACAAATTCCGAATCATGGTAAAAGAGGCGATGGTAAAAAGCTCAGGGAAGGGCTGACCATTTGTATCGAACCGATGATTAATGCCGGAACGGAAAAGGTGTGCTTCATGGAAGATGGTTGGACGGTGAAGACGGAAGACGGAAAAGCGGCAGCACACTACGAACATATGGTATGTGTCCGTAAAGGTGTGCCAGAAATTATTAGCATGTGGGATTACATTGAAGAGGTTGTGACACCTCCATATAAATAA
- the secY gene encoding preprotein translocase subunit SecY, with protein sequence MAGFVDSLRNIWRIEELRKRIIYTLSLLAVYRIGTYVTLPGVDPAQLIASQSSPNNIFGLIDLFVGGAFAKAGIFALGIMPYITVSIIVQLMGAVVPYFQKLQREGEEGRRKINQLTRQGTVLVTAFQAYGYAIQLLGTSSQAITVSHLTFYISTIIVLTAGTIFVMWLGERITEAGIGNGISLIITIGIVARLPHSLYNEATAGVNGNLFIFIIEILIWLLIIAAVVWVSQGVRRIPVQYAKRVVGRKVMGGSTQYLPIKINAAGVMPIIFAQSILFIPTTIALFFPDSPFWQSVGVIFGDYTGFWHALFFFILIVFFTYFYTAIAVNPKNMADDMKRNGGFIPGIRPGKQTSEFVDNILTRVTLPGAIFLGIIAVLPTVATALGIDQGWAQFFGGTSLLIMVQVTLDTLQQIESHLLMRRYDGFMKSGRMRGRM encoded by the coding sequence ATGGCTGGATTTGTTGATAGCTTGCGAAACATATGGCGCATAGAAGAATTGCGGAAACGCATTATCTATACGCTTTCCTTGCTTGCTGTATATCGGATCGGTACCTATGTGACCCTGCCGGGCGTTGATCCGGCACAGTTGATCGCCTCTCAAAGTTCGCCCAACAATATTTTTGGTCTGATAGACCTTTTTGTTGGTGGAGCATTTGCAAAGGCCGGAATATTTGCCTTGGGTATTATGCCCTATATCACGGTTTCCATTATCGTTCAGTTAATGGGAGCTGTCGTACCCTACTTCCAAAAGTTGCAGCGCGAGGGTGAGGAAGGAAGAAGGAAGATTAACCAACTGACACGCCAAGGAACGGTATTGGTAACGGCATTTCAAGCATATGGTTATGCCATCCAATTACTTGGGACATCAAGCCAAGCCATAACGGTGAGTCACCTCACCTTCTATATCTCTACAATCATTGTACTAACGGCAGGGACAATCTTCGTCATGTGGTTGGGAGAGCGAATAACAGAGGCTGGGATTGGAAACGGGATATCGCTGATCATTACGATAGGTATTGTAGCCAGATTGCCACACAGCCTCTATAACGAAGCGACGGCGGGCGTAAATGGTAACCTCTTTATCTTCATCATTGAGATTTTGATTTGGTTGCTCATTATTGCCGCTGTGGTTTGGGTGTCTCAAGGGGTTCGTCGTATTCCGGTGCAATATGCTAAACGGGTAGTGGGCCGAAAGGTTATGGGGGGGAGTACCCAATACCTTCCGATTAAGATTAATGCTGCGGGTGTAATGCCCATTATCTTTGCACAGTCTATTTTGTTCATTCCTACAACGATTGCGCTATTTTTCCCAGACAGCCCATTCTGGCAAAGTGTGGGTGTCATTTTTGGGGATTATACTGGATTTTGGCATGCCCTCTTCTTCTTTATCCTAATCGTGTTCTTTACCTATTTTTATACGGCTATTGCTGTGAACCCAAAGAATATGGCAGATGACATGAAGCGCAATGGTGGCTTTATTCCGGGGATTCGTCCGGGTAAGCAAACGAGTGAGTTTGTAGATAACATTCTTACCCGTGTTACACTTCCGGGGGCAATCTTCTTGGGCATTATTGCGGTTTTGCCAACTGTTGCGACTGCCCTTGGGATAGACCAAGGATGGGCACAGTTTTTTGGTGGTACAAGTTTGTTAATCATGGTACAAGTAACCTTGGATACCCTTCAGCAAATTGAAAGCCATCTGTTGATGCGACGCTACGACGGCTTCATGAAGAGTGGCCGGATGCGTGGCCGCATGTAA
- the rplO gene encoding 50S ribosomal protein L15 translates to MNLSNLKPATGSTRNRKRVGRGQGSGTGKTSARGHNGAKSRSGAKFRAWFEGGQMPLQRRIPKFGFKNRFRVSYNPINLNRLSQLVEEGRLNPSEPISPDTFVALGLAGKTDLIKVLGAGEIAVALNVTAHAFSESAKTKIEGAGGSATVAGQGQESA, encoded by the coding sequence ATGAACCTGAGTAATCTAAAGCCCGCAACGGGTTCTACGCGCAATCGTAAACGTGTAGGACGTGGTCAAGGGTCTGGTACAGGGAAAACATCTGCCCGTGGGCACAATGGTGCCAAAAGCCGATCTGGTGCTAAATTCCGCGCTTGGTTTGAGGGGGGGCAAATGCCACTCCAACGCCGTATTCCTAAATTCGGCTTCAAAAACCGTTTTCGCGTTTCATATAACCCCATCAACCTAAATCGCCTTTCCCAACTTGTGGAAGAAGGACGGCTAAACCCATCAGAGCCAATTAGTCCTGATACCTTTGTTGCTTTGGGACTTGCTGGTAAAACAGATCTGATTAAGGTGTTGGGAGCAGGCGAAATAGCCGTTGCATTGAATGTAACTGCCCATGCCTTCAGTGAGTCAGCAAAAACAAAAATAGAAGGGGCCGGAGGTTCAGCAACCGTTGCAGGTCAAGGACAAGAAAGCGCCTAA
- the rpmD gene encoding 50S ribosomal protein L30 has translation MAQVKITKIRSVIKRPKNQKLTMEALGLRKMGSSTVVENTPQIRGMITVVRHLIKVEEV, from the coding sequence ATGGCTCAAGTAAAAATTACTAAAATCCGTAGCGTCATAAAGCGGCCAAAAAACCAAAAGTTGACCATGGAAGCATTAGGACTCCGGAAAATGGGTTCCTCAACGGTAGTAGAAAATACGCCACAGATTCGTGGTATGATAACCGTCGTTCGTCACCTGATCAAGGTGGAAGAAGTGTGA
- the rpsE gene encoding 30S ribosomal protein S5: MAKERKNRKQERASEEQSQFIEKLIAVNRTAKVVKGGRRFSFSAVVVVGDGKGMIGRGLGKAGEVSDAIAKATEAAKKNLIKIPLQNGTIPHPIMGRADAGKVFLKQAAPGTGVIAGSAVRAVLECAGIENVLSKSIGSSNPHNLVSATFDALTKLEDPLAVARRRGVSLKKVFNG, encoded by the coding sequence ATGGCAAAGGAAAGAAAAAATCGTAAGCAAGAGCGCGCAAGTGAAGAACAATCCCAGTTCATCGAAAAGCTCATTGCTGTGAACCGTACTGCAAAGGTAGTAAAAGGGGGGCGTCGTTTCTCCTTTAGTGCCGTCGTAGTGGTGGGAGACGGAAAGGGCATGATTGGTCGTGGGCTTGGAAAGGCTGGCGAAGTTAGCGATGCGATCGCCAAAGCGACTGAGGCTGCAAAGAAGAACCTGATCAAAATCCCCCTGCAAAATGGAACCATTCCACACCCCATTATGGGTAGGGCAGATGCAGGAAAGGTATTCCTAAAACAAGCTGCTCCCGGTACTGGCGTAATTGCTGGTAGCGCGGTTCGGGCTGTCTTAGAGTGTGCGGGTATCGAAAATGTATTGTCGAAGTCTATAGGTTCCTCGAATCCACACAACTTGGTTTCAGCAACGTTTGATGCGCTTACAAAACTCGAAGATCCATTGGCCGTCGCTCGTCGTCGGGGTGTTTCGCTCAAAAAAGTCTTTAACGGGTAA
- a CDS encoding 50S ribosomal protein L18 yields MAIKKTKNKKVSRRQRIRRSIRSKISGTALRPRLAVFRSNAHIYAQLIDDHAGQTLVAASTVQDKDITGSGSEQAKAVGTALANRAKAAGIDTCVFDRAGFPYHGRVKALAEGAREGGLNF; encoded by the coding sequence ATGGCAATCAAAAAAACAAAAAACAAAAAAGTATCGCGACGTCAGCGTATCCGTCGTAGCATCCGTAGTAAAATTAGTGGCACGGCTTTGCGCCCAAGATTAGCGGTATTTCGTTCAAATGCGCATATTTATGCCCAGTTGATAGACGACCATGCTGGTCAAACTTTAGTTGCTGCATCTACGGTACAAGATAAAGACATTACTGGTAGTGGCTCCGAACAAGCCAAGGCAGTTGGTACTGCATTGGCAAATAGGGCAAAAGCGGCTGGTATTGATACCTGTGTATTTGACCGTGCCGGCTTCCCTTATCACGGACGTGTGAAAGCACTCGCTGAAGGAGCCCGCGAAGGTGGTCTCAACTTCTGA